Proteins co-encoded in one Dehalogenimonas sp. WBC-2 genomic window:
- a CDS encoding metal-dependent hydrolase-like protein — MIVDFHTHIFSPELIARRDEYAANDKCFSLLYGSAKAKLRTAEELIAGMDASGADMAVIQNIGWTNHERCVETNDYLLEARAKYPNRLITFISVQPADIRSIDEITRCAAAGAKGVGELRPDVQGFELNNRVVMDPFIGTLVEQNLILSCHADEPLGHDYPGKGGVTPEILFPFIERYPDLKLALAHWGGGLPFYTLMPEVKKALKNVWFDSAATPFLYQATVYERAADLIGADKILFGTDWPLLGQRRCIEELQALNLSMQTLNAILGGNAEALFRLNER, encoded by the coding sequence GTGATAGTTGACTTTCACACTCATATTTTCTCCCCGGAACTCATTGCCCGGCGTGATGAATATGCCGCTAATGACAAGTGTTTTAGTCTGCTGTACGGCAGCGCTAAAGCCAAGCTGCGGACGGCTGAAGAGCTAATTGCCGGGATGGATGCAAGCGGTGCTGACATGGCCGTTATTCAGAATATCGGCTGGACGAACCATGAACGGTGCGTGGAGACCAATGATTATCTCCTGGAAGCGCGGGCGAAATATCCCAATCGGCTGATTACTTTTATTTCGGTGCAGCCAGCGGACATAAGATCGATAGACGAGATAACACGTTGTGCGGCGGCGGGGGCGAAAGGCGTCGGGGAGCTCCGGCCGGATGTGCAGGGGTTTGAACTGAACAACCGGGTGGTCATGGATCCTTTTATCGGCACGCTGGTCGAACAAAACCTGATATTGTCCTGCCATGCTGATGAGCCTCTTGGGCATGATTATCCGGGCAAAGGCGGCGTGACTCCCGAGATACTCTTTCCGTTTATTGAACGATACCCGGATTTGAAATTAGCGCTGGCGCACTGGGGCGGCGGACTGCCTTTTTATACGCTGATGCCGGAAGTGAAGAAAGCGCTGAAGAATGTATGGTTTGACAGCGCGGCGACGCCTTTCTTATATCAGGCCACGGTGTATGAACGCGCGGCAGACCTGATTGGAGCAGACAAGATACTATTTGGTACCGACTGGCCTCTACTTGGTCAGCGGCGGTGCATAGAAGAGCTCCAGGCCCTGAATCTGTCGATGCAGACATTAAACGCTATCCTCGGCGGCAACGCCGAGGCGCTGTTTAGGTTGAACGAGCGATGA
- a CDS encoding 2'-5' RNA ligase: MTETDLIRAFIAVELPQTVKDELGVLQKRLAAAPMGGIKWVAPEGTHLTLKFLGPVAPQRLDEVKTAMTAAVKDIGRFELGVAGLGGFPNLRRLSVVWCGLTGDLGRLRQLQQAIEEQISPLGFPSENRAFSPHLTLARLREDVAAEARQALAEKLREIKFESQYNIRVDAVSLMQSRLLPAGAVYSRVGEFPLKADG; this comes from the coding sequence ATGACTGAGACAGACCTGATCCGCGCTTTTATCGCCGTGGAACTGCCGCAGACAGTCAAAGATGAGCTTGGGGTATTGCAAAAGCGGCTGGCGGCGGCACCGATGGGGGGCATAAAGTGGGTAGCGCCGGAGGGCACCCATCTGACGCTTAAGTTTTTAGGCCCTGTGGCTCCCCAGCGCCTTGATGAAGTGAAAACGGCTATGACCGCGGCGGTTAAGGACATTGGCCGGTTTGAGTTGGGAGTGGCGGGATTGGGTGGATTCCCCAATCTGCGGCGACTGAGCGTGGTGTGGTGCGGTCTCACCGGTGATCTGGGACGACTGAGACAACTGCAACAGGCAATTGAGGAACAGATTTCACCACTGGGTTTCCCCTCTGAAAATCGAGCATTCTCGCCTCACCTGACGCTGGCCCGCCTGCGAGAGGATGTTGCCGCCGAGGCAAGGCAGGCGTTGGCAGAAAAGCTGAGGGAGATCAAATTTGAATCTCAGTATAATATTAGGGTGGATGCGGTCAGCTTAATGCAGAGCCGGCTGCTGCCAGCGGGGGCGGTGTACAGCCGGGTGGGGGAGTTCCCCTTGAAAGCAGACGGGTGA
- a CDS encoding carbonic anhydrase, whose amino-acid sequence MKDIERFITGFRAFQKDYFGPDSSHYQTLRHAQNPKTMIIGCSDSRVDPAILTNCEPGDIFTVRNVANLVPPYEENVGYHGVSAALEFAVCVLEVDHIIVLGHSQCGGIQALMTGDGGCQGNGFVARWMSIAAPVRQRILAELPGKESKLQQRAAEQATILLSLENLHSFPFIAEQLAAGTLALHGWYFDLATGELLEYRADLGMFKVLAGQRKSPEKL is encoded by the coding sequence ATGAAAGATATAGAACGTTTCATAACCGGCTTCCGGGCTTTCCAGAAGGACTATTTCGGCCCTGACAGCTCTCACTATCAAACCCTCCGACACGCTCAGAATCCTAAGACTATGATTATCGGCTGCTCTGATTCACGGGTTGACCCGGCTATCCTGACCAACTGTGAACCCGGCGATATTTTCACCGTCCGTAACGTCGCCAATTTAGTGCCCCCATATGAGGAAAATGTTGGCTACCACGGCGTGAGCGCCGCTCTTGAATTTGCCGTCTGCGTCCTGGAAGTTGATCACATCATTGTCCTGGGACATTCTCAATGCGGCGGTATTCAGGCTTTGATGACCGGTGACGGCGGCTGTCAGGGCAACGGTTTTGTTGCCCGCTGGATGTCCATCGCCGCGCCGGTGCGGCAACGTATTCTGGCGGAACTGCCGGGAAAAGAGTCAAAATTGCAGCAGCGCGCCGCGGAACAGGCAACTATACTGTTGTCGCTTGAAAACCTGCACTCTTTCCCGTTTATCGCTGAACAGCTCGCCGCCGGCACTCTCGCCCTGCACGGCTGGTATTTTGACCTTGCCACCGGTGAACTGCTGGAGTATAGGGCGGACTTAGGCATGTTTAAAGTACTGGCCGGTCAGAGAAAAAGTCCTGAAAAGCTTTAA
- a CDS encoding integral membrane protein, producing MTDRLSKTAAWGLVLVMPLIITSAVIAFAVNFQPLYEYGFHRYEVGTTTGLADAELSKAARGLIGYFNSGEEYIDLTVEKDGQPFTLFNQREVLHLYDVKGLVRLDYGVFAFTFIYTALVSGIILYRRQPRHLAAPLFWGGAFTLAIVISRAILAIADFDAFFTQFHLLSFANDLWLLDPRTDYLIMLFPGGFWEDAMIFVDSIILSLTIGVTALGWRNLK from the coding sequence ATGACTGACCGGCTGTCTAAAACCGCCGCCTGGGGTCTGGTCCTTGTCATGCCGCTGATTATCACCAGCGCCGTGATCGCCTTCGCCGTCAATTTCCAGCCTCTCTACGAGTACGGTTTCCACCGCTATGAGGTCGGAACCACCACCGGTCTGGCTGATGCCGAGCTTTCCAAAGCCGCCCGCGGCTTGATCGGCTATTTCAATTCCGGCGAAGAATACATTGACCTGACCGTCGAGAAGGACGGCCAGCCGTTCACCCTGTTCAACCAGCGTGAGGTGCTCCATCTCTATGACGTCAAGGGGCTGGTCCGGCTGGATTACGGGGTATTTGCATTTACTTTCATCTATACGGCGTTGGTATCAGGAATCATATTATACCGACGGCAACCCCGGCATCTGGCCGCACCGCTGTTCTGGGGCGGCGCATTTACCCTGGCCATCGTCATTTCTAGGGCCATTCTTGCCATCGCCGATTTCGATGCATTTTTCACCCAATTCCACCTGTTGAGCTTCGCTAACGACTTATGGCTCCTCGACCCGCGCACAGATTATCTTATCATGCTCTTTCCAGGGGGCTTCTGGGAGGATGCCATGATTTTCGTCGATTCAATCATTCTTAGTCTGACCATCGGTGTCACCGCGCTCGGCTGGCGCAATCTCAAGTAA
- a CDS encoding DNA polymerase III alpha subunit: MFTHLHVHTEFSLLDGMCRIPVLVARAKELGMTALAITDHGAMHGVLKFYRECQAQDIKPIIGCEVYIAPNARTDKTAADKNHRHLVLLAKNLTGYRNLLQLVSLANTDGFYYKPRIDKEVLAKYCEGLIALSACPSGEVPRLILENRLSEASQVAEWYRDTFAGDFFFEIQRHPMPELDRINNGLINISQELGIPLVATGDVHYIRREDAATHDLLLCIGTGTTVQETSRLKMQSDSFYLKSEAEMAELYRDLPEALENTNKIAAMCDLTLEFGRLHLPQIERPDNMTSDQYVANLCHKALPLYYPDASDAVKERLAYELDVIEKTQFADYFLVVWDIIRFVKERSIYYGVRGSAAASIVLRCLGITEVDPLEYSLVFERFLNIERKEMPDIDMDFQDDRRDEVIEYVSNKYGLDHVAQIITFGTLGARAAIRDVGRALGMNLSDVDRVAKLVPFGPHMTLEKALEENADLRAAVTADGTVQKLIDTARQVSGLSRHASTHAAGVVISKEPLALHAPLQRLNRDSSGGKSDLVMTQFPMEDIAQIGLLKMDFLGLANLSILSRAQEIIRERTGLPLDVRQLPLDDQKTFDLLAAGETMGVFQLEGVGMRRYIKDLKPTHFTDIAAMVALYRPGPMEQIPRFIRGKHGEEPITYPHPALEEILKETYGVIVYQEQVLFIAQAFSGYSLGQADIFRKAMGKKNVAVMQKQKQNFIAGALKNGYTEALAEEIFALIEPFAGYAFNKAHAVSYALIAYQTAYLKANYTVEYMTAFLATQRDVAEKVSAAAADCRRLGIELLQPDINKSDVNFTIEDGEKGAAIRFGLAAVKNVGEAAVTPLVAERLNNGLYRNIEDFCRRADAGAMNRRVLESLIKAGALDSLGDRATLLHNAGRVLDFAERERKIKDSGQGTLFDLFGGIAEIAAAPLELEATSVSENDLLTWEKELLGVYISAHPYSRFAAQAGHDTTALCGEVTEELEGQVVTLAGMVVSARSAQTRDGNTFATVELEDLNGRIEVVAWPKLYSQTKEFWQEGNVLLVEGKVVFRGDRGSIHADAVRLYQPGAGNDDIQAGQIVRARPAGGNGYHSRGNFPPKQPAVFAGPKKSVAAHPKSTSEITAPASPEQKKTQIDKETPRPMSCRLNIVLSQTDNPESDLQLFNQLLNILGIYPGPESVNLQITCPGRLYHLKMPQVRVTCNDDLLSELQSILGTAGSATFENNGH, encoded by the coding sequence ATGTTTACTCATCTCCACGTTCATACTGAGTTCAGTCTGCTGGACGGCATGTGCCGGATTCCGGTTCTGGTGGCCCGCGCCAAAGAACTGGGCATGACCGCTCTGGCCATAACCGACCATGGCGCCATGCACGGCGTCCTCAAGTTTTACCGTGAATGCCAGGCCCAGGACATCAAACCGATCATCGGCTGCGAGGTTTATATCGCCCCCAACGCCCGCACCGATAAGACCGCCGCCGACAAAAACCACCGTCACCTGGTGCTGCTGGCCAAAAATCTCACCGGCTACCGCAATCTGCTGCAATTAGTGTCATTAGCCAACACCGATGGTTTTTACTACAAGCCGCGGATAGATAAAGAAGTACTTGCCAAATACTGTGAGGGTCTTATCGCCCTGTCCGCCTGTCCTTCCGGTGAGGTGCCGCGGCTCATCTTGGAAAACCGCCTGAGTGAAGCCAGTCAGGTAGCCGAATGGTACCGCGATACCTTTGCCGGTGATTTCTTTTTTGAAATCCAGCGTCATCCCATGCCGGAACTGGACAGGATCAACAATGGCCTGATTAACATATCCCAGGAACTTGGCATCCCTTTAGTGGCTACCGGTGATGTGCACTACATCCGACGTGAGGATGCCGCCACTCATGATCTGCTGCTGTGTATCGGCACCGGCACCACAGTACAGGAAACTTCTCGATTAAAAATGCAGTCCGATTCTTTCTATTTGAAGAGCGAGGCTGAAATGGCCGAGCTTTACCGTGACCTGCCGGAGGCGCTGGAGAACACCAACAAGATTGCCGCTATGTGTGACCTGACGCTGGAGTTCGGCCGTCTCCACCTGCCCCAGATTGAGCGCCCTGACAACATGACCTCCGACCAATACGTCGCCAACCTGTGCCACAAAGCCCTTCCTCTTTACTATCCTGATGCCTCCGACGCGGTAAAAGAGCGGCTGGCTTACGAGCTGGATGTTATCGAGAAAACCCAGTTCGCTGATTACTTTCTGGTCGTCTGGGACATCATCCGTTTCGTCAAAGAACGCAGTATCTACTACGGCGTCCGCGGTTCAGCGGCGGCCTCAATAGTTCTTCGATGCCTGGGTATCACTGAGGTCGATCCGCTGGAGTATTCGCTCGTTTTCGAGCGTTTCCTTAACATCGAGCGCAAGGAAATGCCCGATATTGACATGGATTTCCAGGATGACCGCCGGGACGAGGTCATCGAATACGTCTCCAACAAATACGGCCTGGATCACGTAGCTCAGATCATTACCTTCGGCACCTTGGGCGCCCGCGCCGCTATCCGTGATGTCGGTCGTGCCCTGGGCATGAACCTATCCGATGTTGACCGCGTTGCCAAACTGGTGCCTTTTGGGCCTCATATGACCCTGGAAAAAGCCCTGGAGGAAAATGCAGACCTGCGGGCAGCGGTCACCGCCGACGGCACGGTGCAAAAACTCATTGATACTGCCCGCCAGGTATCCGGCCTGTCCCGTCATGCCAGCACCCATGCTGCCGGCGTGGTCATTTCCAAAGAACCGCTCGCCCTTCACGCCCCGCTGCAACGCCTCAACCGTGACTCTTCGGGCGGTAAAAGTGATCTGGTCATGACCCAGTTTCCCATGGAGGACATCGCCCAGATCGGCCTGCTTAAGATGGATTTCCTGGGACTGGCCAACCTTTCTATCCTGTCCCGCGCCCAGGAGATCATCCGGGAACGCACCGGCCTGCCGCTGGACGTCCGCCAGTTGCCGCTTGATGATCAAAAGACCTTCGATCTGCTGGCTGCCGGGGAAACCATGGGTGTCTTCCAGTTGGAAGGCGTCGGCATGCGCCGCTATATCAAAGATCTTAAACCGACCCATTTTACTGACATCGCGGCCATGGTCGCCCTCTACCGCCCCGGCCCGATGGAACAGATACCGCGCTTCATCCGCGGCAAGCATGGTGAAGAGCCCATCACCTACCCCCACCCCGCCCTGGAGGAAATACTCAAAGAAACCTACGGCGTCATCGTTTACCAGGAGCAGGTGCTGTTTATCGCCCAGGCTTTTTCCGGCTATTCGCTCGGCCAGGCGGACATTTTCAGAAAAGCCATGGGCAAAAAGAACGTGGCGGTGATGCAGAAGCAAAAACAGAACTTCATCGCCGGCGCCCTCAAGAACGGTTACACCGAGGCATTGGCTGAAGAAATCTTTGCCCTGATCGAACCATTCGCTGGTTATGCTTTCAACAAAGCCCACGCCGTAAGCTATGCCCTAATCGCTTACCAGACGGCCTATCTCAAGGCCAATTATACCGTCGAATACATGACCGCGTTTCTGGCAACCCAGCGCGATGTGGCCGAAAAAGTCTCCGCCGCCGCCGCCGATTGTCGCCGCCTGGGTATCGAGCTGTTGCAGCCGGACATCAATAAAAGCGATGTCAATTTTACTATTGAAGATGGTGAAAAAGGCGCCGCCATCCGTTTCGGTCTGGCCGCAGTCAAGAACGTCGGTGAGGCGGCAGTGACACCGCTGGTAGCTGAACGGCTCAATAACGGCCTTTACCGCAACATCGAGGATTTTTGCCGCCGCGCCGACGCCGGGGCTATGAACCGGAGAGTGCTGGAGAGTTTGATCAAGGCCGGAGCGCTGGACAGCCTGGGTGACCGCGCCACTTTGCTACACAACGCCGGACGCGTCCTGGACTTCGCCGAACGTGAACGCAAGATCAAAGACTCCGGCCAGGGCACATTATTTGATCTTTTCGGCGGTATCGCTGAAATAGCCGCCGCCCCGCTGGAACTGGAAGCCACCAGCGTCTCAGAGAATGATCTGCTCACCTGGGAAAAGGAACTCCTGGGCGTCTATATTTCAGCCCACCCTTACAGCCGTTTTGCCGCCCAGGCCGGGCATGACACCACTGCCCTGTGCGGCGAGGTGACCGAGGAACTGGAGGGACAGGTAGTGACACTGGCCGGCATGGTCGTATCCGCCCGGTCAGCCCAGACCCGAGACGGTAACACTTTCGCCACCGTAGAACTGGAAGATCTTAACGGCCGCATTGAGGTCGTCGCCTGGCCAAAGCTCTACTCCCAGACTAAAGAGTTCTGGCAGGAAGGCAATGTGCTCCTGGTTGAAGGCAAGGTCGTCTTCCGCGGCGACAGGGGCTCCATCCACGCCGATGCGGTGCGCCTGTATCAACCGGGCGCTGGCAATGATGACATCCAGGCCGGCCAGATCGTACGGGCGAGACCGGCTGGCGGTAACGGTTATCACAGCCGCGGTAATTTCCCTCCAAAGCAACCCGCGGTCTTTGCCGGGCCAAAAAAATCGGTTGCCGCTCACCCCAAAAGTACCAGCGAGATAACAGCACCGGCTTCACCGGAGCAAAAGAAAACTCAAATAGACAAGGAAACACCACGCCCTATGTCCTGCCGTTTGAATATTGTACTCTCTCAGACTGATAATCCGGAGTCTGATCTCCAGCTTTTCAACCAATTGCTGAATATCCTGGGCATCTATCCCGGTCCGGAAAGCGTTAATCTTCAGATCACTTGCCCCGGCCGCCTGTACCATCTTAAAATGCCGCAGGTTCGGGTGACCTGCAACGATGATCTTTTGAGCGAACTGCAATCCATTTTAGGCACTGCCGGCAGTGCCACATTTGAGAACAATGGACACTAA